gatagagtatagccagactatatgattttgtagggataactttctttggccatgttattttgagaagacatgattgctttgttagtatgcttgaagtattattatttttgtgtcaatataaacttttgtcttgaatctctctaatctgaatatccataccacaattaagaagatttgcattgaaattatgccaagtagcactccgcatcaaaaatactctttttatcatttacctactcgaggacgaccaggaattaagcttggggatgcctgatacgtctccaacgtatctataatttttcattgctccatgctatattatctactgttttggactatattcggctttattttccacttttatattatttttcggactaacctattaaccggaggcccagcccagaattgttttttttttgcctatttcagtgtttcgaagaaacggaatatcaaacggagtccaaacggaataaaatctttgggaacgtgattttctcactgaacatgatccaggagacttggaccctgctccaaggaacaaaagaggcggtcacgagggtgggggcgccccccctagggcgcgccccctgcctcgtgggcccctcgttgctcctccggcgtacttcttcctcctatatatacacacgtacccccaaacgatcaaaacaggagccaaaacctaattccaccgccgcaactttctgtatccacgagatcccatcttggggcctgctccggagctccgtcggaagagggccgtcatcacggagggcttctacatcatcatagcctctccgatgaagtgtgagtagtttacctcagaccttcgggtccatagttagtagctagatggcttcttctctctttttggatcttaatacaaagttctccccctctcttgtggagatctattcgatgtaatcttctttttgcggtgtgtttgttgagaccgatgaattgtgggtttatgatcaagtctatgtatgaataatatttgaatcttctctgaattcttttatgtatgattggttatctttgcaactctcttcgaattatctatttggtttggccaactagattggtagttcttgccatgggagaagtgcttagctttgggttcgatcttgcggtgtccttacctagtgatagaaggggcagcaaggcacgtattgtagcgttgccatcgaggataacaagatggggttgatttcatattgcatgaatttatctctctacatcgtctcatcttgcttaaggcgttactctgtttttaactcaatactctagatgcatgccggatagcggtcgatgagtggagtaatagtagtagatgaagaatcgtttcgatctacttgtcacggacgtgatgcctatatacatgatcatgcctagatattctcataactatgctcaattctgtcaattgctcaacagtaatttgttcacccaccgtagaatacttatgctcttgagagaagccactagtgaaacctatggcccccaggtctattctcatcatatcaatctccatcactttaatcttgctttgctttttactttgtttttactttttactttgcatctttataccaaaaataccaaaagtattatatctaccagatctcactctcgtaagtgacctgaagggattgacaacccctaatcgcgttggttgcgagtagctatcgctttgtgcaggtacgaggtacttgagcatggcctcctactcgattgataccttggttctcaaaaactgagggaaatacttacgctactctgctgcatcatcccttcctcttcggggaaaatcaacgcaagctcaagacgtagcacttagccaacttggcttggcgcttggcccattcgtcgggatagtcctcaccgcgcttgaggctggtgggatctactatttggccaggtgccaatggagctcttgggcatggaggattgagtgcgaatttcttcatgtactttggagttacatacatgtactccctccattatcttgcccatctcctttctatcctctgtatgcgcacccgtgcgctgatttttgtcctattttccaaacttggcctcatcaggagtgcagtaatctttgtatatgtcctcagggatttcaaaggcagtcataacctcaggcttCTTTTCTcctttctgtggccttttaccatcaaccattttcttcagttgaggaatttgaacaatcgaattctctgaagaagtatgcaacttttcttcgaggtacgctgcaaatgagttaagttgatgagaacctagtgattcagcagctcacatgagtacctgtgaatagagtatagttgcgaggaatttggagaagtcatatgcgttctcagagggtttttaaaaaaagaacaagtttgaggaatttgaccagatgagtcttgaagaatttcactaagcgttctttgtcttaggttccagagttgtatagatctaagatccacacaattgaggaatcttgaagaaaatgatgcttggagaaacgaatcaagaacatatgacttgtgaggtgtttagtgtgtgaagatatgaagaaaaaaacacctttgaagattttgtagataatcattcgaattaacgagggtagtaaaagtgacttttaattaccctggatgaagaacacgacgaacagtgaagaggagaggtgaagttcgtctgtgtagatcttccacgccctaactcggcggaggatcgtggctacggcggcagcggagtgaagatttccgcggtcggcacgagtacgtcggcgacgaggtcgaggcagtgaagctcttcctcaccggcgatgatgaagtagcggcggcactagggtttgagaagctcaagctggagagagagatcgagcggagtaaaagaagtgaggaagggatggaggggtatttatagccacggtgaaaaactgctcgcccgaagaaattggacgaacgtgcccctgacccttctcattcgcatgacatgtgtcacccacgcagtgagaagtggagatcgtgttagatcgtgggtgagtggataagtatatcatgggatgcggaacggtttgagcggcaaagccgaaaatttagataagataggttttaaagttccgttcgcaatttcttccgctgccaaggacacagtgaagattttgaacgagtttcaaatagaacgcacatgaagaatttatgaatagattgggttgagtatagaatagagggggaagggtccgatcacattcacttagcagaaaaacccaacttgaagaattagcaataagtgaatgttgtagaggatataaactcatatatatagccaatgaagaaaaacaacggaaatagtgaagacaatgcaaagttgaaaaaTATGAATAATTGAGAAATTTCAATTtttggtggtggtgtgacccaccgtataagaatgatgatttcagacaccgcgtacaattatcgtagggttctgagaatcaaattcttcgttaatttcttcacactaagagtgttattcttcattgattcaagagaaacgtttcttcatgtgttgcacatctaagtcatcaattttgcataagtgttaggatgagtgtccttttcaaaaaacattcgaagattctaggatatttagctcacaccgcaacttgctaaatctcttctcatccaagggctttgtgaagatatcagctagctgttcttcagtcttcacatgctcaatagaaatgtcgcccttcaacacatgatcacgaagaaaatgatgatgaatctgaatgtgctttgtcttcgagtgctgaactgggttgtgagcaatcttgatggcactctcattgtcgcagaagagaggcacattcttaatgttgatgccataatccttgagagtttgcttcatccatagcaattgagcacagcaagaaccagcggcaatgtactcagcttcagcagtagatagtgatacgcagttatgtttcttcgaggaccaacagaccaaagatcgtccgagaaaatttcatgtaccagatgttgacttgcggtccacacgatcaccagcatagtcagagttagaatatccaatgagatcaaaagccgagcccttggggtaccataatccaagtgttggtgtgtgagctagatatcgaagaatatgcttcacagccttatggtgtgattccttcggtgtagcttgaaatcgggcacacatgcaaatactaagcattatatctggcctagatgcacataagtacaataaagaaccaatcatggagcggtataccttatgatcgaagtcaataccattttcatcagtgcacagatggccatttgtgggcataggaattttgactccttcgcaatcttgcatgctgaatttcctcagtacatccttgaggtatttctcctgagatatgaatatgccattgcgttgttgacgaatttgaagacctaagaagaatttcaactctcccatcatagacatttgatattcttcactcatcatataggcaaattcatcactataacgttggtcagtacagccaaagataatatcatcaacatatatttggcacacaaataattcaccatcataagatttaatgaaaagagtagggtcgagtgaaccgggtttgaagcctttcgtcatgaggaattccttcaaggtatcataccacgcccgtggggcctgcttgaggccatagagggccttgttgagtctgaagactttgtcaggattctttggatcttcaaaacctgggggttgagcaacatatacttcttcctcaagcttaccattgagaatgcacttttcacatccatttgatataaagtgatatcatgatggttatcataagcaagtaatatgcgaatagcctcaagtctagcaacatgtgcaaaagtttcatcgaaatcaattccttcaacctgtgtgtagccttgagctacaagccgtgccttattcctcaccacaaggccgttttcatcttgcttgttgcggtagatccactttgtgccaatgatattgtgcttgcgaggatctagatgtttgaccagttcccacacattgttgagctccaactgatgtaattcttcttgcatggcctgaatccactcagattccagaaatgcttcatctaccttagtgggctctgtaatagagacaaaagcatagtgcccacaaaagttagataaatgtgaagcttttgagcgtgtgagaggacctggcgctttgatgtcattgatgatcttttcaacttgcacttcttttgcaatgcgaggatgagctggttgtcgttgaagaatttgatcagcattttcttcaacaccattttcttcagtattttcttcaggtgcattagctcgacgttcttcatgctctggaatgaattcttcagcagattcttcagtaggaatgacatcctcaatagccttgaacttgatagtttcctcaggtgctggttcatctatcacagtaggtaggtgctctctttgcgagccattagttccatcgaactgcacatctacagtttcaacaaccttgtgaagaacgttgttgaagactctgtaggtgtgcgggtccttttcgtaaccaagcataaacccTTCATgttctttcggtgcaaattttgagttgtgatgaggatctctaatccaacatttagcaccgaagactttgaaataacttacattgggtttcttatcagtgaggagttcataggcagtcttcttaaagaatttgtgaagatatactccgttgatgatgtggcacgcagtatcaattgccttagTCCAGAaaagacgaggcgttttgtattcatcaagcatagtgcgagccatctcagcaagagtcctgttcttgcgctccacgacgccgttctgctgaggagtgtaagagcagataactcatgagtaataccaggttcatcaagatagtcatcgagaccagaattcttgaactcagtgccattgtcacttctgatgtgcttgatcttcacaccaaagttggttgaagccctcgaggaaaatcgtttgaagacttcctgcacttcatgtttgtaagtaacaaggtgtacccatgtataacgagagtaatcatcaacaataacaaagccatattgagatgcttcatttgaaatagcagaataatgattaggaccaaagagatccatgtgaagcaattcaaatgggcgagtggtggtcctgatagtcttcgctggatgcttggcctttgtcatcttcccagcttcacaggctccgcataggtgatccttgaggaatttgacattctcgatgcctatgacatgcttcttcttcacaagcgtgtgcaaattcctcatgcctgcatgaccaagtcgtcgatgccagagccagccttctgaagcttttgcaagtaagcacacggctggttgtggtcctgtagagaaatcaacaatatacaggtctcctctcctaaagccttcgaagactttggaattgtcagcttccataaccacaacacaacggtacttgccaaagacaacagccatatcaagatcacaaagcattgagatagacataaggttgtatcctaaggactcaacaagcatgaccttgtccatgtgtggatcctttgtgatcgcaaccttacctagacccaatacctgacttttgcctttgtcagcaaagatgatatgcttcagatgtgatggagataatggagcatccatcaatagattcttgtcaccagtcatgtgatttgtacatccactatcgaggacccactcagtggctttgggttgatcatcctgcagatgaattagtgcagcttacaaactcatatacttcatcagtgaagaatatgacatcaattcatcagatcaatttcatcaaacaatagaacagataaaatagtgtgaggacgtgagaaataagagttcatttcttcatgattagcctgcgtcctatcaggcatactcaggtctccagcaaattcttcagacgattacgtacgtctggagacctgaccctgcagaagagattagttctttttcttcaccacccacatctgaaggggtggcaaagagttcatcattctacgagctccatacgagaaggatggcatagaagccagtccatttcgtttcacataagaggggttagagtaagcataagagtaagcagagaaattcttcgaggacttatggacataataatttgaagaataatgcacatatccataatccttagatcttccctgcgaaatagacgggttagcacgatgatgttcatatgaggactttgatccttttgaggaatttgatccatgtgaggagtttggttcgtatgaggacttggatccatatgaagaatttggtccatatgaagaatttgatctagggttcctattcttcacaggtgacgtcatgatgacattcacctgaagattttcaaggcatcttttgggaacccagattttcttcataggggaaccgttcctgcagttagtgcgaacatatctagcaaatacttcaccattctgatttttgaacagtatatagttggagtcaaatgactcatcatcagaatgaggagattcacatgcatatccagataggttagatggatcaactggaggtccctttgcagcaacccatgtagttttggggtactactcaggcttccaatatgtaccatcagcgttGAGTGtcctctcaaaggaaataccctctttcctagggttcctattgaggatctgctttttaagcacatcacaaagagtcggatgccctttgaggcttttgtacatgcatgtcatgtacaattccttcagccctgcatcgtcagtgatactagcaatgtcctcagatgaggaattagtgatagcagaggcatgtgaagaatttgaaacattagcagcatttgaacattcaggtgaagaattagcagattcacgttcaatgcatttcaaacatggaggaacaaattcttcctgagaagcgctgatttgttgagcaagtaatgaatcgcgctccttctgaagatcttcataactcactctttgcttctcaagatcttgctttctttgaagaaattcataagaaatcttctcatgatcggataagagagtgttatgatgactttgaagattgtcaaacctagtctgaaatctctgaatattttcagtcaaggctttagtgcgatccatttcttcacccaacatatcatcacttttttctagcatgttttgaaccttttctaaagctctTTGTTGCtttacaacaatcttagcaagtttagaatagccgggcttaaggttttcatcagattcattctcacttgattcagatgaggtatatttgagtaccttggcaccctttgccatgaagcaataggtgggagcgtagtcatcatccccttcatcagccttgttggtgaggtcattttcttcagtgttgaagatagacttgctgacgaatgcagtagcgagagctagtctcgccactccggattcagactcctcagatgactcatcttcctcattttcttcagattcagcctcagagtccattttcttgccaatgaatgccctgaccttcttggagctgctcttcttgtgatatgaaggctttgaggattttgatgatgaagattttgtggatttcttctttttcttcacatcatcagaactgtaatccttgtatttcttcttctttgattccttttcccactgaggacaatcttgaatgtaatgtccaggtttcttgcatttgtggcagagcctcctcttatagtcactggatgaggaatcactgctccttgagggtcttccaaggcaaccacgtcttgagaacttttggaacttcttcaccagCAGAGCCAgttcatggcttagttcttcaggatcaccaaggctgctaccagagtcttcatcttcagactcagatacttccttggccttcagtgcacgtgatctgccatagcttgaaccatagaaatctcttttttcagcaagttggaactcatgagtatttagcctctcgagaatatcagcgagatcaagtgacttgtaatcagcacgttcttgtatcatcaatgccagagtgtcaaatgaggaatcaagcgatctcggcaatttcttcaccacctcatggtcggtgatgtcagtggcaccaagtgctcgaagctcatttgagatatcagtgaggcgatcgaaggtttgttgaacattttcattgtcgagtattttgaagcggttgaagagattgcgaagaacatcaactcgagagtcacgctgtgttgagactccttcattcactttggacaacctgtcccagataagttttgctgtctccaaagcactcactctgctactgtcctttgctcagatggccacatatgatattcttcgcttgagagtcgagttgcttgaatctcttcacatcagcacattcagagaaggtgtgactgagggaacaccattttccacaacattccagagatcattatcaattgcctcaagatgcattcgcatcttattcttccagtaggggtagtccgtcccatcgaaggtaggacacccagcagagaccttgatcatacctatgattgacataactaaaactccaggcggttaaaccaaaatcacacagaataagggagtaccttgctctgataccaattgaaagtgcgttatatcgactaaaggggggtgaataggcgatttttatgaaattcttcactgaggaatttgccagagaggaaattccttagcgaagaactactagcagcggaataagtactcaaaagtaaagataacagaatacaagcatagtcatcatgatgaaatgaagacaggcacaaagtacaggaagcgtaagcacaggataacacaggatgaagacaatcagactgaagaaattgaactgaggaaattgagaaagtcttcagtcaaagtcttcaagcatagatatgaacaagcacacaacacagttatgaggaaatgaaggagttgaggaaatggaaccagtaagcttcgtgaagacaatgatttggtagaccagttccaactgctgtctcagttgtacgtctggttggagcggctgactatttaaactcgaggacacacagtcccggacaccgagtcctgaacatgcagctcaggacacccagtcctcaccgtattctccttgagctaaggtcacacagacctcgcccaatcactcgtggtaagtcttcgggcgacttccaaaccttcacaaacttggtcactcggcgatccacaattcctcttagatgctctagaccataacgtttaaccatctggaagaagcacagtcttcaaaggtaacaagcgtcggatccacgcaggatcaatctcttcagtgatgctcaatcacttggggtttgaaggtgtttgggttttggtttgggtttttcctcacttgatgattttcgctcaaagtcctcagaggatgggttgctctcaaatgacaagtgtcagtttctctcggagcagccaaccagctagtggttgtagggggcggctatttatagcctaggaagcagcccgacatgataagacataaatgcccttcaatgatatgaccgttaggtggatagctattttaggacagctggcgcatagcacagcaacggtcggaattttgagtagcaaaatcctcagggctgtcatgttcctcactgtgtaggcaatccgcactggcgaattcctaactcctcggtcagaacaaattcctcagagaccagaagaacttcgtctctgtcactgaagaaattgactgaactgtatgagattttcaatggtttcactcgaagggattggtaggtgtaggattttgagttgagcatcacatggaaattttccttagtatttcctcgaccctctttaacagtacggtgtttcctatgactcaagaaagagaaaatgaaactacgaaaacaaaagtcttcacgcttcatgttcttcgaatgaataccaagtcttcaaggtcacaccaatttcttcactttcaaagtcttcagaaagtcttcagaaatccaaagtcttcagtcgaagaacttcatttttaggggtcgactttctctgtaaatatcaaactcctcatagacttatagacctgtgtacactcacaaaagcattagtcccttaacctataagtcttcaatacaccaaaatcactaaggggcactagatgcacttacaagattaCTAAATTAGTTGGGCGGCAACTGAGCATTATTAAAACATGGAATATGGTTACCTCGTTACTATCTATAGCCAAGAAACAATTTATGTGAAGTGATTATCTCCCATTTAATTAGCGGTAGCTAGCGTTACCCACACATTCGTAATCTATATTTTTTCCACATAATTGTATGTCTGAATTTTAGTCGAATTTCTCTAATTGTCTCCGTGATCTAGTAAAAAAAATTGTATACTCTTTAAGGTTGCTGTGTAACATTTGAGGTGGTAAGCCCGCCGAATTTGAATGGGTGAACAGAACATCCCATTGCACATAGCCAAACACTTACGGTTTCCATCTGCCCATCCTCATACCACAGTTTTTTTTCAGTGGACCTCATACcacagttttttgttttttttttgagacaaacctcatACCACAGTTGAAGGTAACCAAGCAGCATACATGAATTTCAACAGCGATATATGGCAGGCTACAAAACAAACTGCAAAACTTGGTCCATGCCGTGTTTCAGCACTCCACTGGGCTTTTTTTTTGAGCAAATTGGGCCAGACGTGTTGGAAGTTTTAAAAAAAAAGAATGAGTAACCAACCAGTCGTTCCGCAAGAGGACCAATGGGCTCAAAAGAAGGGCTAACAAGCTCGCCAAGTGGGTATGAAAACGAAGTTGGGTGAGTATAAGGCCAAGGTCGCCAATCTGCGGTATGGCTGCCCTGGCGTGCTCGTAGACACAGCATACCCCTGATCGTCGTCTGGCGGCAAGGCATGGGGGAGCGCTCCGGCGTCACTCCTAAAACAATGGCCTTGATGACATCATGCAGGGAAGATGAGGCCGGGCCGAATCATTTGCATAGACCCATGGTGCTTCGCGCACAACAAGTAACCCACAATTTTGTGTGTATCGCCTGACCGTTGAAATATCTTGTTTTATGATTATATTTCTAAAGCTTTTATACTCCCCCCATCCTAAAATAAGTCTCGCTGGTTTATTACAAAGTAATATCTCAAGAAAAAATTATAGGGAAATGCTTCTGGTTGTAGCAGTCAAGGTTGTCACCGTGGGTGACGCCGAGGATGTGGCAGTAGCGCTTGTAAAACCCGATCCGGTCAGCAACACGCTTATCATACCCATGCCCGCACTCCTTCCCGCCGTTGACGATGTTGGTGATCACGCCGAATCCTGGCACTCGCCCCGCAACCCGGTCCGCTGCTGAAGGACTCCAATGGCCCGTTATGACCGCGTGGCTCGAGGGCTTGGGTGGCTGCGCTGTCATCCAGAACCAAATTGCCGTCTTGAATGACACGGTCGAGTCTGTGGCCACCAAGCCCGGGTTGCCCAGCAGGTCAGCCCCGATGCCCCGGCCCGCCGGCCCATAGTTATAGTTGTGAGAGAGCTGGATGGGCCCTCGGCCATAGTAGCGTCTTCCAGGGGCACATGGCCATATCACGCTTGGGGTGCAGTAGTTGGACTTAGCGCGCTCCTGTT
This portion of the Triticum dicoccoides isolate Atlit2015 ecotype Zavitan chromosome 7A, WEW_v2.0, whole genome shotgun sequence genome encodes:
- the LOC119327419 gene encoding basic endochitinase A-like; translated protein: MRTLAVVSVLATAAMAIACARAAQCSSQAGGATCPNCLCCSRFGWCGSTPEYCGDGCQSQCSGCGTPGSFGGGVSSIISRSLFDRMLLHRNNRACQAKGFYTYDAFLAAAAAFPGFGTTGGTATRKREVAAFLAQTSHETTGGWATAPNGPYAWGYCFKQERAKSNYCTPSVIWPCAPGRRYYGRGPIQLSHNYNYGPAGRGIGADLLGNPGLVATDSTVSFKTAIWFWMTAQPPKPSSHAVITGHWSPSAADRVAGRVPGFGVITNIVNGGKECGHGYDKRVADRIGFYKRYCHILGVTHGDNLDCYNQKHFPIIFS